The Amycolatopsis nigrescens CSC17Ta-90 genomic interval CCAGCTGAGCGTGGCGCAGACCGTGCTGCGCGTGCACACCAGGGTTTCCGACCTCTACAACCAGCCGATGGACCAGACCGAGCAGTAACTCCGGCTCACCATCGAAGCACTCCGCGAACGCCAGGAGAACGAGCTCGTCAACAACCACGACTTCGGTCTCCTGCACAACATCGTGCCGGCGCAACGGGTGCACAGCCGGACTGGGCCGCCCACCCCGGACGACCTGGACGACCTGCTGACCCGGCGGCGCAAGACCCGGTTCTTCCTCGCCCACCCCCGCACGATCGCCGCCTTCGGCCGGCAGTGCAGCAGCCGGGGCCTCTACCCGGACCCGATCGAGGTCGACGGCGCGCGGGTGACCGCGTGGCGCGGGGTCCCGCTGCTGCCCTGCGACAAGATCCCGATCAGCGCCACCGGCACCAGCTCGGTACTGGCCATGCGCACCGGGGTCGAGGACCACGGCGTGATCGGCCTGCACCAGCTCGGCCTGCCGGACGAGTACCGCCCCGGCCTGAACGTCCGGCAGATCGGCATCGACCACAAGGCCGTGCGGTCCTACCTGGTCAGCACCTACTTCTCCGCCGCCGTACTGGTCCCCGACGCGCTCGGCGTGCTGGACGACGTGGAGATCGGCCGCTGACATGAACGAGCTCGCCACCAGGGCCGCGCACCGGCCGGACGGACGCGAAGTGCTGGCCGACGGAAAAGCGGCCGTGCTGCCCGCACTGCGAGCCGCTGTGGACAGGCTGCCGGAACAGGCACGGCGGATCGCCGGCTACCACCTCGGCTGGCATGGCGGACCGGGCCGTGCTGGGAAAGCGATCCGCCCGGCACTGACGCTGCTCTGCGCCGAAGCCGCCGGCGGTTCGGCGGTGGACGCGCTGCCCGCCGCGGTCGCCGTCGAGCTGGCGCACAACTTCGTCCTGATGCACGCCGACGTGATCGACGGCGCGCCAACCCGCCGTCACCGCCCGGCGGTGTGGCAGGCCTTCGACATCGGGGAGGCACTGCTGACCGGCAGTGCGTTGCAGGCGCTGGCCTTCGACGTGCTGGCCTCCTCCGCTGAGTCCTCTGAGGCGCGGACGCTCGCCGCGGCGCTCCAGGACCTGCCGGCGCCGCACGGCACCGGGCGTCCCCTGGAAAACCCCGCCGGGGCGCTGTTCGAGTGCGCCTGCGTGCTCGGGGCGTCCGCCGGCGGCGGCAGTCCGCGGCAGGTGGACGAGCTGCGGCTGTTCGGGGCGCGCCTCGGCTCGCTCTACCGCGCCAGTGACCGGCAAAAAGCCGGCTATTTGCTGGCAGAAGCGCTGCGCCGGCTGCCGGCCGGCGGGCCCGCGACGGCCGGGCTCGAGGCGATGGCCCGACTGATCCACCACGACAACTGAACCGCCGGTGCACACCGAACGACCCGAAGGAGCTCACGAATGGCCATCACCCACCCGGCATCCGACGTCACCGACCGGCCGGTGCTGCGCACCC includes:
- a CDS encoding polyprenyl synthetase family protein; this translates as MNELATRAAHRPDGREVLADGKAAVLPALRAAVDRLPEQARRIAGYHLGWHGGPGRAGKAIRPALTLLCAEAAGGSAVDALPAAVAVELAHNFVLMHADVIDGAPTRRHRPAVWQAFDIGEALLTGSALQALAFDVLASSAESSEARTLAAALQDLPAPHGTGRPLENPAGALFECACVLGASAGGGSPRQVDELRLFGARLGSLYRASDRQKAGYLLAEALRRLPAGGPATAGLEAMARLIHHDN